DNA from Parageobacillus thermoglucosidasius:
CTAAAAAGAACATCCCTTAATTCAGTGATAGTGAAACCCAGCAAAAAACACCCTTGAAGTAAAGGGTGTTTTTCCATCATTAATTTGTATTCCGCTCGCGAATCAGTTCTATCGTACGAATTGCCACTGTTTCCGGATCCAGACCGTCTGTCGCCACACGATAATGATGCTGGGAATAGGCCTGTTTCCGCAGTTCAAATAATTGTTTGATTTCCTCCAGCGCCTTATTTTTCAGTAAAGGACGGTCATGGACGATGGATGGAAGACGATCTTTCCAGTTTTCCCATGACAAATCGAGGAAAACGACAATGCCGTGGGACAAACAGGCGTTTCTCACTTCCTCCTGCAAATACGCCCCTCCGCCAAGGGAAATAATCTTTAACCGGGTATTAGTGCAAAGATCAACAATCAATTCTCTCTCTACTTTACGAAAATAATTTTCGCCCATTTGTTCGAAAATAGCCGGGATTGACATATGGTGCCGTTTTTCTATCTCTTGATCTACGTCAATAAAATCACGATATAACTTTTTCGCTACAAGCTGACCGATCGTTGTCTTCCCTACTCCCATAAAACCGATTAGTACGATGTTTCTTTCTCGAAGAGGAATGTTCGAATATGTCCCCATATTAGTGTCCTTCCTTTTAAAGCAATCTAAACATTCAATGAACTTGATTCTCTCACGACAAGTTCTGGCTTTAAAATAAGGCGTTTCAGTTCACTTGTGTCACCGGTTATGCGCCGATGTAAAATATCCGCCGCATGAATACCAATCTGTTCCGGAAACGCCGAGATTGTCGTTAAAGATGGGGAAAACAGGGCAGATTCTTGAACATTATCAAAACCGACAACCGCCATATCGCGCCCCGGAATCATTCCCGCTTCCTTTAAACCGAGCAATGCACCAAACGCAACCACATCGTTATAGCAAAACACTGCCGTTGGTGGGTCGGGATGTTGCAAAACTCGTTTGATTGCCTCCATTCCTCCTTGCCTTGTCGCAAGCGTCTGTATGAACAGTGACTCATCTATTTCGATGCCGGCTTGTTCCAAGGCTTCGCAATATCCTTGTTTTCGATCTCTCCATACGGATGAATTCGAAAAACCGCCTAGAAAAGCGACGCGACGATGTCCTTGCTGAATTAAATGCTCCGTTGCTAATCTGCCGCTTTCTACATTATCAATTCCAATATAATCAATTTGTTCCCCAGATGGCAACTCCCTCGCTATCAATACAACTCTGGAATTTCCCACTGTTTTAGTCGCTCAACCATGTCCATCGAACATCCAGGCACGGGGCTCATAATTACACCGCCCACTCGATATTCCAGCAGCGTCGATAAA
Protein-coding regions in this window:
- a CDS encoding shikimate kinase, with product MGTYSNIPLRERNIVLIGFMGVGKTTIGQLVAKKLYRDFIDVDQEIEKRHHMSIPAIFEQMGENYFRKVERELIVDLCTNTRLKIISLGGGAYLQEEVRNACLSHGIVVFLDLSWENWKDRLPSIVHDRPLLKNKALEEIKQLFELRKQAYSQHHYRVATDGLDPETVAIRTIELIRERNTN